The Dethiosulfovibrio peptidovorans DSM 11002 genome has a window encoding:
- the ercA gene encoding alcohol dehydrogenase-like regulatory protein ErcA, whose amino-acid sequence MERYDELRRFVMPEVVFGPGAVDLVGSCTANLGLNRVLLVTDPGVLSTGWVRRAWESLDREGVEWRIFSDITSNPRSAQIMKGVDSYIEGECDGLVAVGGGSPMDSAKGIGIVVSNGGHILDFKGIDKVAVPMPPLICIPTTGGSSADVSQFAIVNDENGGVKVAIISKAIIPDMALVDYHTLSTMDGYLTACTALDALTHAFEAYVSTGSSAISDLYALSAVELISQNLFKALEDDSDRREIMMASLEAGLAFSNASLGAVHAMAHALGGYLDLPHGECNALLLPTVVDRNFHGAPSRYRELARRISVPVDGLSDDEVRGRLVRAINGLRESSGISGGLRARGVTEDQIPLLASHAFDDPCMVTNPVRLEREDLEDLYVRAL is encoded by the coding sequence ATGGAACGTTACGACGAGCTCAGAAGGTTTGTCATGCCAGAGGTGGTCTTCGGCCCGGGGGCGGTGGATCTGGTCGGATCCTGTACCGCCAATCTTGGTTTGAACAGGGTTCTGTTGGTGACCGATCCGGGGGTACTGTCCACCGGTTGGGTTCGAAGGGCCTGGGAATCCCTCGACAGGGAGGGAGTCGAGTGGCGGATTTTCTCCGACATAACCTCCAATCCGAGATCGGCTCAGATCATGAAAGGCGTGGATTCCTACATCGAAGGGGAGTGCGACGGCCTGGTCGCGGTCGGAGGTGGAAGTCCCATGGACAGCGCAAAGGGTATCGGGATAGTGGTGTCCAACGGTGGACATATCCTCGATTTTAAGGGGATAGACAAGGTGGCCGTGCCCATGCCTCCTCTGATCTGTATCCCAACCACCGGAGGCAGTTCCGCCGATGTCTCTCAGTTCGCCATAGTAAACGACGAGAACGGAGGGGTAAAGGTAGCGATAATAAGCAAGGCCATCATTCCCGACATGGCCCTGGTGGACTATCACACTCTTTCAACCATGGACGGTTATCTCACTGCCTGCACCGCCTTGGACGCGTTGACTCATGCTTTCGAGGCCTATGTGTCGACCGGCAGCTCGGCTATATCCGATCTCTACGCCCTTTCCGCCGTTGAACTCATATCGCAGAACCTGTTCAAGGCTCTGGAGGACGACTCGGATCGACGGGAGATAATGATGGCCAGTCTGGAGGCAGGCCTGGCCTTTTCCAACGCCAGCTTGGGAGCGGTCCACGCCATGGCCCACGCATTGGGCGGTTATCTGGACCTGCCCCACGGAGAGTGTAACGCCTTGTTGTTGCCAACCGTGGTGGACCGTAATTTTCACGGAGCTCCCTCCAGGTATAGAGAGTTGGCTCGGAGGATATCGGTCCCGGTGGACGGTCTCTCCGACGACGAGGTTCGGGGCAGGTTGGTAAGGGCCATTAACGGTCTTAGGGAGTCTTCCGGGATATCCGGTGGTCTGAGGGCCAGAGGCGTGACGGAGGATCAGATTCCCCTATTGGCTTCACATGCCTTCGACGACCCCTGTATGGTAACCAACCCGGTCAGGCTAGAGAGAGAGGATCTGGAGGATCTGTATGTCAGAGCGCTTTGA
- a CDS encoding DUF5320 family protein encodes MPGRDATGPLGGGPGTGRGLGGCVSGVAGRGVGFGRGRGFGRCFGFIDPGVVGNQESDMSRRIALLEEKIDRLIEEKGED; translated from the coding sequence ATGCCTGGTAGAGATGCCACTGGTCCTCTCGGAGGAGGTCCCGGAACCGGAAGGGGTCTGGGAGGCTGTGTCTCCGGAGTCGCAGGTCGCGGTGTAGGTTTTGGCCGAGGCCGCGGTTTCGGGCGTTGTTTCGGTTTTATCGATCCCGGAGTCGTCGGGAACCAGGAGAGCGATATGTCTCGCAGGATCGCTCTTTTAGAGGAGAAGATAGACAGGCTGATCGAGGAAAAAGGCGAAGATTAA
- a CDS encoding proton-conducting transporter membrane subunit — MWFRVDALSSVMIVLALFMTGCSYVYGNWKTPAQRWAPWCFCLFACLSAIASDWLVFIFFMELSSFALAAMIGKKDRPAAWMYLYSQLIGGALLLLAVAIGSAGGPILPMGPVPSGLFPLFVLALGFKAALPILHFWLPIAHGRASAEVSAVLSGYAVKMGIYGLLRAADGPSVSLLCIGVVMALYGVFQALMQHDGKRLLAYHTMSQLGFIVAAIGSGTALGRAAAMAHLVSHCLFKGLLFLTAGGLEDSYGTRDLRYLGTAAREVPLLFALFLVGATSIAGFPGTSGYVSKSLIKLSLGDYPAVMWSLQIAGVGTVLSFCKFGIYGYLRTARPGVTRAPLLGKPSSRRFKVMVAMAVATLGVGFFHRWLPFFPADGPSLWKLGKALSASCPILVGSAIFASFPRVFSPGDGHFPDVEDFLPRLGGLCLEPLSFMRELHCGRLRAYLAVAILSGLSILWFLSS, encoded by the coding sequence ATGTGGTTTAGGGTCGACGCCCTTTCGTCCGTAATGATAGTCCTGGCTTTGTTCATGACCGGTTGTTCCTACGTCTACGGTAACTGGAAGACCCCTGCTCAGAGGTGGGCTCCTTGGTGTTTCTGTCTTTTTGCCTGCCTATCAGCGATCGCCTCCGATTGGCTGGTCTTTATCTTTTTCATGGAGCTTTCGTCATTTGCCCTGGCTGCGATGATCGGAAAGAAGGACAGGCCGGCCGCCTGGATGTATCTATATTCACAGCTTATCGGTGGGGCTCTTTTGTTGCTGGCTGTGGCTATAGGTTCGGCAGGAGGCCCGATACTTCCGATGGGACCGGTTCCCAGTGGCCTGTTTCCTCTGTTCGTGTTGGCCCTCGGTTTCAAGGCCGCCCTCCCGATACTCCATTTCTGGCTTCCGATCGCCCACGGTAGGGCCTCCGCCGAGGTCAGCGCCGTCCTTTCCGGCTATGCGGTCAAGATGGGGATCTATGGCCTTCTCCGAGCTGCAGATGGCCCCTCGGTTTCTCTTTTATGCATCGGTGTCGTCATGGCCCTCTATGGGGTCTTTCAGGCCCTCATGCAGCACGACGGAAAGAGGCTTTTGGCCTATCACACCATGAGTCAGTTGGGTTTTATCGTGGCCGCCATCGGCAGCGGAACGGCGTTGGGGCGAGCGGCCGCCATGGCCCATCTGGTGTCCCATTGCCTTTTCAAGGGGTTGCTCTTCCTCACTGCCGGAGGTCTGGAGGACTCCTACGGGACCAGAGATCTCCGCTACCTCGGGACGGCTGCGAGAGAGGTACCGCTTTTATTCGCTCTGTTCCTGGTGGGGGCTACTTCCATAGCCGGATTTCCCGGGACCAGCGGATATGTGTCTAAATCCCTGATAAAGCTTTCCTTGGGCGACTATCCGGCGGTAATGTGGTCTCTCCAGATAGCCGGAGTTGGCACCGTTCTGTCTTTCTGTAAGTTCGGCATATACGGTTACCTTCGTACCGCCCGTCCCGGGGTGACTCGGGCTCCTTTGCTGGGGAAACCGAGTTCGAGAAGGTTCAAGGTCATGGTTGCAATGGCGGTCGCCACTTTGGGAGTAGGTTTCTTCCATCGTTGGCTCCCGTTTTTTCCGGCAGACGGTCCCTCGTTATGGAAGTTGGGAAAGGCCTTGTCGGCGTCCTGTCCGATACTCGTAGGTTCTGCTATCTTCGCCTCTTTCCCCAGGGTGTTTTCCCCTGGAGACGGACATTTTCCCGACGTCGAGGACTTTCTTCCCCGTTTAGGCGGTCTGTGTTTAGAGCCTCTTTCTTTTATGAGAGAGCTCCATTGCGGAAGGCTGAGAGCTTATCTGGCCGTCGCGATTCTCTCCGGTCTATCGATCCTTTGGTTTTTGTCCTCTTAG
- a CDS encoding complex I subunit 5 family protein, whose translation MTLCIDLYVRRKSPMPYLFCLFACLAALASSWFFFTVWVELSSIVLAFMVGKKDRPTARFYLFSQLLGGGLLLMASAMGNSSDGGLLSIGPVPSSLVPLFYVALGIKAALPLLHFWLPRTHSKAPVEASVLLSGYAVKMGIYGMVRMSLGPSPWLLFAGVFMALYGALQGVMQRDAKRLLAYSTMGQLGFMVSSLAAGTDLGRYGSEALILGHALSKGLLFLSVGETEKRYGTRDLAELGRGMKDLPWLFPFFAVGALSLAGAPLTAGGWGKSMVKAGLEGYPLVEACLFLAGLGTVLSLCKLGYYAFLRPFKRDFPTPPSVSPEKGVVGALSLFCVAILAVGVCPPFGSVAFSLYPLKSLMIAVAFFCLVPWPFVPTYSPRDVDSLLSLLGDLSMTVANRILEVHSGNLARYLFYIAVLAVFLMVAVGI comes from the coding sequence ATGACTCTCTGCATAGACCTGTACGTTAGGCGGAAATCTCCTATGCCGTATCTGTTCTGCCTTTTCGCCTGTCTAGCCGCTTTGGCCTCCTCGTGGTTTTTCTTTACCGTGTGGGTAGAGCTGTCCTCTATAGTCTTGGCCTTTATGGTGGGGAAAAAAGACCGTCCTACCGCTCGTTTCTATCTGTTCTCTCAGCTTCTCGGAGGGGGCTTGCTTCTCATGGCTTCCGCCATGGGAAACTCTTCAGACGGTGGGCTACTGTCGATAGGGCCTGTTCCGTCTTCTCTGGTGCCTCTGTTCTATGTGGCTCTGGGAATCAAGGCGGCTTTGCCCCTGCTTCATTTTTGGCTTCCGAGAACCCACAGCAAGGCTCCTGTCGAGGCTAGCGTCCTGCTGTCAGGTTATGCCGTCAAGATGGGAATATACGGCATGGTTCGCATGTCTCTGGGGCCGTCCCCCTGGTTGCTTTTCGCCGGGGTCTTTATGGCCCTTTACGGAGCCCTTCAGGGAGTAATGCAGAGAGACGCCAAGAGGCTGTTGGCATACAGCACCATGGGACAACTGGGGTTTATGGTGTCGTCTTTGGCGGCCGGAACCGATCTGGGAAGATACGGCAGCGAGGCTCTTATCTTAGGTCATGCCCTGAGCAAGGGGCTTCTGTTTCTATCGGTAGGGGAGACAGAGAAAAGATACGGCACCAGAGATCTGGCGGAGCTTGGGCGGGGCATGAAGGACCTACCTTGGCTTTTTCCGTTTTTCGCGGTAGGAGCCCTTTCCCTGGCAGGGGCTCCTTTGACCGCCGGGGGATGGGGGAAGTCCATGGTCAAGGCGGGGCTGGAAGGGTATCCCCTCGTAGAGGCGTGCCTTTTCCTTGCCGGGCTGGGCACGGTTCTATCTCTGTGTAAACTGGGGTATTATGCTTTTCTCCGCCCCTTCAAAAGGGATTTTCCGACACCTCCGTCCGTTTCTCCGGAAAAAGGCGTCGTCGGCGCTCTCTCCCTGTTCTGCGTCGCCATCTTGGCCGTAGGTGTGTGCCCGCCCTTCGGCTCGGTGGCGTTCTCCCTTTATCCGTTAAAGTCCCTTATGATCGCCGTCGCGTTCTTCTGCCTTGTTCCCTGGCCTTTCGTACCGACATATAGCCCCCGGGACGTAGATAGCCTTCTTTCTCTTTTGGGAGATCTTTCTATGACGGTAGCTAATCGCATCTTAGAGGTCCATTCGGGCAACCTGGCGAGGTATCTTTTCTATATCGCAGTCTTGGCCGTCTTCTTGATGGTAGCTGTGGGAATCTGA
- a CDS encoding complex I subunit 5 family protein, translated as MSPVWAILVPLCAGFLLPLLSIFGKKAVPAFTVSIGAVSSLVSLSVAMSGWEGLSVTLGGWGPELGISLVVDRISGTFLTLGAIGFPLSLAVSTERFGLSPWRFYVIFFLSWASVNGILLTGDLFNLFVFFEIFSVAAYLMVSYPPRSWRAVEASLKYLILGTVGALFLLLGIAYSFMATGQLNMAALSLVLPSVPSATLAVIAGCIFTGLFVKSGTVPTHFWLPDAHSSAQTSVSALLSGVLVKVSLYGMIRLSYLLFMDAGIGIMPVMTAFGTLSVILGHLMAFQQEDVKRLLAYSTVAQVGTVLVGIGCGSALGISAAILHSFVHMASKMGLFLVSGVLVEDRGTREIAEMRGLFFHRPLFVLLFCFLAASLAGVPPFSGFFSKWYLLRAISEAGYVVPAVVLVGGTVVSAAYYLRIARAFFSFSDEPPVHRRPHPVTFRAILFLSILCLALAVMPLIPWFRDFLGDIGIYGMSGDLYRNVMAP; from the coding sequence ATGAGTCCGGTATGGGCCATTCTGGTGCCTCTTTGCGCCGGTTTTCTGCTCCCCTTGCTTTCCATCTTCGGTAAAAAGGCGGTACCGGCCTTTACCGTCTCCATAGGGGCGGTTTCATCTCTGGTGTCTTTATCCGTGGCCATGTCTGGGTGGGAAGGGCTGTCCGTCACGTTGGGAGGCTGGGGGCCCGAGCTCGGGATATCCTTGGTGGTGGATCGGATCTCCGGGACTTTCCTGACCTTGGGGGCCATCGGTTTTCCTCTTTCTCTGGCGGTATCTACCGAGCGTTTCGGTCTCTCTCCCTGGCGTTTCTACGTGATCTTCTTCCTTTCCTGGGCGTCGGTAAACGGCATCCTGTTGACAGGGGATCTCTTCAATCTCTTTGTCTTCTTCGAGATATTCTCCGTCGCCGCCTACCTTATGGTCTCCTACCCTCCTAGATCCTGGCGAGCGGTGGAGGCCAGCTTGAAGTATCTGATACTCGGAACGGTGGGAGCTCTTTTTTTGCTTTTGGGCATAGCCTACTCGTTTATGGCTACGGGGCAACTGAACATGGCGGCCCTCTCCCTGGTACTTCCTTCTGTGCCGTCGGCTACCTTGGCCGTCATAGCGGGGTGTATCTTTACGGGGTTGTTCGTCAAGAGCGGAACTGTGCCGACCCATTTCTGGCTTCCCGATGCCCATTCGTCCGCTCAAACCTCGGTGAGCGCGCTTCTCTCCGGGGTGCTGGTGAAGGTGTCTCTCTACGGGATGATCCGGCTGTCCTATCTGCTGTTTATGGATGCCGGCATAGGTATTATGCCGGTCATGACGGCGTTCGGCACTCTGTCGGTTATTTTGGGGCATCTGATGGCCTTCCAACAGGAGGACGTCAAACGTCTATTGGCCTATTCCACCGTCGCTCAGGTAGGAACCGTCCTGGTAGGCATCGGGTGTGGTTCGGCTCTGGGAATTAGTGCCGCGATCCTTCATAGCTTCGTCCATATGGCCTCGAAGATGGGGCTTTTCCTGGTGTCTGGAGTTTTGGTGGAAGATAGAGGAACCAGAGAAATAGCCGAGATGAGAGGGCTTTTCTTCCATAGGCCTCTGTTCGTACTGCTCTTCTGTTTTCTCGCAGCTTCTCTGGCGGGAGTTCCTCCTTTCAGCGGCTTTTTCAGCAAGTGGTACCTGCTGAGGGCGATCTCGGAGGCCGGATATGTAGTTCCTGCCGTGGTTTTGGTAGGAGGCACGGTCGTCTCAGCCGCTTATTATCTCAGGATAGCCAGGGCCTTTTTCTCCTTTTCCGACGAGCCCCCCGTCCACAGAAGGCCTCATCCAGTTACCTTCAGAGCGATATTGTTCCTGTCGATCCTCTGCCTTGCCCTGGCCGTAATGCCCCTTATCCCCTGGTTCAGGGATTTTCTCGGCGATATAGGGATTTACGGAATGAGCGGCGACCTCTATCGAAATGTGATGGCGCCGTGA
- a CDS encoding sodium:proton antiporter: protein MEMMFLGYGSAIAVFCIGVYTIVTKKNLFKTVVGLSLMEGGVLLFMVTSGFVPGGGAPLLPLGPGGSVNPLPHSFTLTAIVIGASDVALALAFIIKIHRHYGTVDIDKIRGLRG from the coding sequence ATGGAAATGATGTTCTTGGGATATGGATCGGCCATAGCCGTATTCTGTATCGGGGTCTACACTATCGTCACCAAGAAAAACCTTTTCAAGACGGTGGTTGGTCTCTCTCTCATGGAGGGGGGCGTCTTGCTGTTTATGGTGACCTCGGGGTTCGTCCCTGGCGGGGGTGCCCCTCTTCTGCCTCTGGGGCCCGGAGGCTCGGTCAATCCTCTTCCTCATTCCTTTACCTTGACCGCCATCGTTATAGGGGCCAGCGACGTTGCCTTGGCCCTGGCCTTCATCATAAAGATCCACAGGCACTACGGTACAGTGGACATAGACAAGATAAGGGGATTGAGAGGATGA
- the mbhE gene encoding hydrogen gas-evolving membrane-bound hydrogenase subunit E, giving the protein MRFLRSRLPAAALCLCLGWWLWRGLFFSCCELDGPAAHYVANSASETGASNIVSAILFDYRGFDTLGEATVIYTTVCGVALMFSRSRFRRSGWGLSFIVRRGLALIVPFLILYAFSIVIMGHLSPGGGFQGGAVFATVTILFCIVYGSSFEASRISPKTKETLESSGALIFTLVGLFGLAQGAGFLSNIGAGFPAGSLGNLVSAGSIPLLNFAIAMKVGAGLSTLFYSMVKILEDPVEGPPPEV; this is encoded by the coding sequence ATGAGATTCCTTCGGTCACGACTGCCCGCCGCGGCTCTGTGTCTTTGCCTGGGATGGTGGCTTTGGAGGGGGCTCTTTTTCTCCTGTTGCGAGTTGGACGGCCCCGCCGCTCATTATGTGGCCAACAGTGCGAGTGAAACCGGGGCGTCGAACATCGTTTCCGCCATTCTCTTCGATTACAGGGGATTCGACACCTTGGGAGAGGCCACGGTGATATACACCACGGTGTGCGGAGTCGCTTTGATGTTTTCCCGAAGTCGTTTTCGCCGTTCCGGCTGGGGGCTGTCCTTCATAGTCAGGAGGGGGTTGGCACTGATCGTCCCGTTCCTGATACTTTATGCCTTTTCCATAGTTATCATGGGCCATCTCTCCCCGGGAGGCGGATTTCAGGGAGGTGCCGTCTTTGCCACGGTCACCATACTGTTCTGCATAGTCTACGGATCCTCCTTCGAGGCCTCCAGGATAAGCCCTAAGACCAAGGAAACCCTGGAGTCGTCGGGGGCCCTCATCTTCACCCTGGTCGGGCTGTTCGGTCTGGCCCAGGGAGCTGGCTTTCTCTCCAACATCGGGGCCGGTTTTCCCGCCGGTTCCCTTGGGAACCTGGTGAGTGCCGGATCTATTCCTCTTTTGAACTTCGCCATAGCCATGAAGGTAGGTGCCGGGCTTTCCACCCTTTTCTATAGCATGGTCAAGATACTGGAGGACCCGGTGGAGGGGCCTCCTCCGGAGGTGTGA
- a CDS encoding Na(+)/H(+) antiporter subunit B: MTVYLVGFICAFLVFTAIVAAEAEDILSSVITLSVFGVLLAILFALFRAPDVALTQAIINSGLVTSLFLVAYSQTEKGREFDRKDDLK; this comes from the coding sequence ATGACGGTCTACCTGGTAGGTTTTATCTGCGCGTTTTTGGTCTTCACCGCCATAGTGGCGGCCGAGGCGGAGGATATACTGAGCTCGGTCATAACCCTTTCCGTCTTCGGAGTTTTGCTGGCCATATTGTTCGCCCTTTTCAGGGCCCCCGACGTCGCCTTGACCCAGGCGATAATAAACTCCGGTCTCGTGACGTCTCTTTTTTTGGTCGCATACAGCCAGACCGAGAAGGGGCGTGAGTTCGATAGGAAGGACGATCTGAAATGA
- the mnhG gene encoding monovalent cation/H(+) antiporter subunit G, whose protein sequence is MSGFIDLLSSFLMVLGLFFAFASVVGLIRFPDVYTRVHAGTKALSGGAMLILIGVAIRAPSWQGAVKSVLIALFFLATNPLASHAISRACYRHGIAPHGTVLDEYGEAMEDRP, encoded by the coding sequence ATGAGCGGCTTTATCGATCTTTTGTCATCTTTCCTAATGGTCTTGGGGCTGTTTTTCGCCTTTGCCTCGGTGGTTGGTTTGATCCGCTTTCCCGACGTATACACCAGGGTTCACGCCGGCACTAAGGCTCTGTCCGGAGGGGCCATGCTGATATTGATAGGGGTGGCCATTAGAGCTCCTTCTTGGCAGGGTGCGGTCAAGTCTGTTCTGATAGCCCTCTTTTTTCTGGCGACCAACCCTCTGGCGTCCCATGCCATCTCTCGGGCCTGCTATCGTCACGGCATAGCCCCCCACGGAACGGTGTTGGACGAGTACGGAGAGGCCATGGAGGATCGGCCATGA
- a CDS encoding monovalent cation/H+ antiporter complex subunit F: MIYTVLWGLLFAGLVGFYRVVMGPTVPDRIVAADTVSTILTTFLAVLYLLFDDMVFLDVALAFAVLSFVDVLVMAKYFEHGELHL, encoded by the coding sequence GTGATCTATACCGTCCTTTGGGGACTGCTTTTCGCCGGTTTAGTAGGGTTTTATCGCGTCGTTATGGGGCCTACCGTTCCGGACCGAATAGTCGCAGCCGACACGGTCTCCACTATATTGACCACCTTTCTGGCGGTCCTCTATCTGTTATTCGACGATATGGTATTTTTGGATGTGGCTCTGGCTTTCGCCGTGTTGTCCTTCGTGGACGTCTTGGTTATGGCGAAGTATTTCGAGCATGGGGAGCTCCATCTATGA
- a CDS encoding Na+/H+ antiporter subunit E, translating to MSYFKAVALWCSLMALWISLTGRLDFGFLAVGIAVSIAVFRLVWRTFSPRHEGGRLGCPRIGFARLMAFLCFVPCFLWDLLKATWEVSLLALAPKVDLHSGIIRVNSDVPDKSSLVFLANLITLTPGTLTLDVDMSKHDLFVHVLDLRGIGTEAVRSDISDLEARIGRLFS from the coding sequence GTGTCGTACTTCAAGGCTGTTGCCCTTTGGTGTTCTCTGATGGCCCTTTGGATATCGTTGACCGGTCGTCTGGATTTCGGCTTCCTGGCGGTGGGTATCGCGGTAAGCATTGCGGTGTTCCGTCTGGTATGGCGGACCTTTTCTCCTCGTCACGAAGGTGGGCGGCTCGGATGCCCCCGTATCGGCTTCGCTCGGCTTATGGCTTTTCTCTGTTTTGTCCCATGTTTTCTGTGGGATCTCCTGAAAGCTACATGGGAAGTATCCCTCCTAGCCCTTGCCCCTAAGGTAGACCTCCATTCCGGGATAATAAGGGTGAACTCCGACGTGCCTGACAAGTCCTCCCTGGTCTTTCTTGCCAATCTGATAACTCTCACTCCCGGTACCCTCACATTGGACGTCGATATGTCCAAGCACGATCTGTTCGTCCATGTGTTGGATCTCAGAGGGATAGGGACGGAGGCGGTAAGGTCCGACATATCCGATCTTGAGGCCAGAATAGGGAGGTTGTTCTCGTGA
- a CDS encoding CCA tRNA nucleotidyltransferase yields MEDNSRFLGPFGGRGLSVWLVGGAVRDAALGLAPGDLDLVVDLPMEEIAAICGGAVIGPEGMQVCITSCDEFVMEVCPLQGGSIEKDLSVRDFTVNAMALTEDGTLVDPFDGMEDLRSMVLRFVGDPSERLAEDPIRALRMCRLASSLGLTPSVDSLKAVRNFVATRQDRIEALSRPRVGKEMVVGLVRPVKYLSTMMDVGLVRLLMPSLDHGLALSVFSVLAESRGEVLPLEMALAVLAGLSRDDRETPSKRWISWGVSRSIRREAERLARFRSVDPDSSLRDMGEMILDNGDDIILKLFELSYAWAQGCGVDVGRWREGRSRLDDAIDHVARASEAGIVPDGSRIGDLVGEGPQVKRCMVELYRSLASGNCSSEEDAWEAVLTGWSKFRESNVFF; encoded by the coding sequence GTGGAGGATAACTCCCGTTTTTTAGGTCCCTTCGGGGGAAGAGGTCTGTCGGTCTGGCTCGTTGGTGGAGCGGTAAGGGATGCTGCCTTGGGTCTGGCCCCAGGCGATCTAGATCTGGTGGTGGATCTCCCTATGGAGGAGATCGCCGCTATATGCGGAGGGGCGGTGATAGGACCTGAGGGGATGCAGGTCTGCATTACGTCCTGTGACGAATTCGTTATGGAGGTCTGCCCTCTTCAAGGGGGATCAATAGAAAAGGATCTTTCGGTCAGGGATTTTACCGTCAACGCCATGGCATTGACGGAGGATGGAACCCTGGTGGATCCCTTCGATGGCATGGAGGATCTCAGGTCCATGGTCCTCCGTTTCGTCGGAGATCCGTCCGAACGTCTGGCGGAGGACCCAATAAGGGCTTTGAGGATGTGTCGTTTAGCTTCCTCTCTGGGTTTGACTCCCTCTGTGGATTCATTGAAGGCGGTCAGGAATTTCGTCGCCACCAGGCAGGATAGGATAGAGGCCCTCTCTCGTCCAAGGGTAGGCAAGGAGATGGTCGTCGGTCTGGTTCGTCCTGTTAAATATCTTTCGACTATGATGGATGTCGGACTTGTACGGCTTTTGATGCCTTCTCTGGATCACGGTCTGGCTTTGTCGGTTTTCTCCGTGCTGGCCGAGTCCAGAGGTGAGGTCCTGCCTCTGGAGATGGCTCTGGCGGTCTTGGCTGGACTCTCCCGGGATGATCGGGAAACCCCCTCGAAGAGATGGATCTCCTGGGGTGTATCCAGATCGATCCGCAGGGAGGCGGAAAGGTTGGCCCGTTTCCGCTCCGTCGATCCCGATTCGTCTTTGAGAGACATGGGTGAGATGATACTCGATAATGGTGACGACATCATCTTGAAGTTGTTCGAACTTTCCTACGCTTGGGCGCAGGGGTGCGGTGTCGACGTAGGAAGATGGAGAGAGGGGCGTTCAAGGCTGGACGATGCTATCGATCACGTTGCCCGGGCTTCCGAGGCCGGAATCGTTCCGGACGGCTCAAGGATCGGAGATCTGGTCGGAGAGGGACCTCAGGTCAAGCGGTGTATGGTGGAGCTCTACAGGTCACTGGCATCGGGAAATTGTTCTTCCGAGGAGGATGCCTGGGAGGCAGTGCTGACAGGGTGGTCCAAGTTCAGAGAGTCGAACGTGTTTTTTTAG